A stretch of Dromaius novaehollandiae isolate bDroNov1 chromosome 8, bDroNov1.hap1, whole genome shotgun sequence DNA encodes these proteins:
- the GFI1 gene encoding zinc finger protein Gfi-1 has product MPRSFLVKSKKAHSYHQPRSADEDYSLRLETVLAQICADSKLPEAGGLRGAVLPDPEPPRGRFSPESQLAEAADGTSESAPSCEGSVCDRASELEDFWRPPSPSASPASERSVCPSLDEAPPFSVPFKPYAWSSLGGSDLRHLVQSYRPCPTLERTSALGLFCERGSEPALYGAECSSSLGLYGDFGSPGPGLFERPPAAAPGLYADSQPGLQQEKGPGGIKVESDLLCRPLLISTGSYKCVKCSKVFSTPHGLEVHVRRSHSGTRPFACDMCGKTFGHAVSLEQHKAVHSQERSFDCKICGKSFKRSSTLSTHLLIHSDTRPYPCQYCGKRFHQKSDMKKHTFIHTGEKPHKCQVCGKAFSQSSNLITHSRKHTGFKPFGCDLCGKGFQRKVDLRRHRETQHGLK; this is encoded by the exons ATGCCGAGGTCCTTCCTGGTGAAGAGCAAGAAGGCGCACAGCTACCACCAGCCGCGCTCCGCCGACGAGGACTACAGCCTGCGCCTGGAGACGGTGCTGGCGCAGATCTGCGCAG ACAGCAAGCTGCCCGaggccggcgggctgcgcggcgcggtGCTGCCCGacccggagccgccgcggggccgcttcTCGCCGGAGTCGCAGCTCGCCGAGGCCGCCGATGGCACCTCCGAGTCGGCGCCCAGCTGCGAGGGCAGCGTCTGCGACCGGGCGTCGGAGTTGGAGGACTTCTGGAGACCGCCCTCGCCCTCCGCCTCGCCAG CCTCGGAGCGATCTGTGTGCCCGTCGCTGGACGAAGCACCCCCCTTCTCAGTGCCCTTCAAGCCGTACGCGTGGAGCAGCCTGGGTGGCTCCGACCTGAGGCACCTGGTGCAAAGCTACAGGCCCTGCCCGACGCTGGAGCGAACCTCAGCCTTAGGGCTCTTCTGTGAGCGAGGCTCCGAGCCTGCCCTCTACGGCGCAGAGTGCAGCTCTTCCCTCGGACTTTATGGTGACTTTGGCTCCCCGGGCCCAGGGCTTTTTGAGaggcctccagcagcagcaccggGACTCTATGCTGACTCACAGCCTGGGCTGCAGCAAGAGAAGGGGCCAGGTGGCATCAAAGTGGAGTCGGATCTCCTGTGCCGCCCACTGCTCATCAGCACTGGCTCTTACAAGTGTGTCAAGTGCAGCAAG GTCTTCTCCACTCCACACGGCCTTGAAGTACATGTGCGCCGCTCACACAGCGGCACCAGGCCCTTTGCCTGTGACATGTGTGGCAAGACCTTTGGCCACGCAGTCAGCCTGGAGCAGCACAAGGCTGTGCACTCGCAG GAACGCAGCTTCGATTGTAAGATTTGTGGCAAGAGTTTTAAGAGGTCTTCCACCCTGTCCACCCACCTTCTCATCCACTCGGACACCCGGCCCTATCCCTGTCAGTACTGTGGGAAGCGTTTCCACCAGAAATCTGATATGAAGAAACACACTTTCATTCATACAG GTGAGAAGCCCCACAAGTGTCAGGTGTGTGGAAAAGCCTTCAGTCAGAGCTCCAACCTCATCACCCACAGTCGGAAGCACACAGGCTTCAAGCCCTTCGGCTGTGATCTGTGTGGCAAAGGCTTCCAAAGAAAGGTGGATTTACGGAGACACCGAGAGACACAGCATGGCCTGAAATGA